One region of Danio rerio strain Tuebingen ecotype United States chromosome 5, GRCz12tu, whole genome shotgun sequence genomic DNA includes:
- the hmbsa gene encoding hydroxymethylbilane synthase a isoform X1 has product MMEMSGNDTISQEGNGKASRVIRMGTRKSQLARIQTDSVAGTLKQLYPDVHLEIVAMSTIGDKILDTALSKIGEKSLFTKELENALERNEVDIVVHSLKDLPTSLPPGFTIGAILERENPHDAVVLHPKNAGLTLDSLPEKSVIGTSSLRRAAQLKKRFPQLEFENIRGNLNTRLKKLDEKDDYAAIILAAAGLKRMGWESRISQVLGPEDCMYAVGQGALAVEVRAQDKDILEMVSVLHHPDTVLRCISERAFLKQLEGGCSVPVAVHTEVKGSMLYLTGAVYSLDGADCLKDTMQTCVELDNKVNESTQRSANVGVTACNISSSALEAAEKLGLDLANVLLNKGAKDILTTARKLNDAR; this is encoded by the exons ATGATGGAGATGTCTGGGAACGATACTATCTCTCAA GAGGGAAATGGCAAAGCCAGTCGGGTTATTCGCATGGGAACGAGGAAAAGCcag TTGGCTCGCATTCAAACTGACAGTGTGGCCGGCACACTAAAACAACTTTATCCAGACGTTCATCTAGAGATTG TTGCCATGTCCACAATTGGAGACAAGATCCTGGACACTGCATTATCAAAG ATTGGCGAAAAGAGCCTCTTCACCAAAGAGCTGGAGAACGCGCTTGAGAGAAACGA AGTGGATATTGTGGTGCACTCTCTAAAGGATTTACCTACCTCATTGCCCCCTGGATTCACTATTGGAGCCATTCTTGA GCGTGAAAATCCTCATGATGCAGTGGTGCTTCATCCAAAAAATGCTGGACTGACCCTTGACAGCCTGCCAGAGAAGAG TGTGATTGGCACAAGTTCACTTCGCAGAGCAGCTCAGCTGAAGAAACGATTTCCTCAACTGGAGTTTGAAAATATT AGAGGGAACCTGAACACCCGTTTAAAGAAGCTGGATGAAAAGGACGACTATGCTGCTATCATTCTGGCTGCTGCAGGCCTCAAACGTATGGGCTGGGAAAGCAGAATCAGTCAG GTTCTGGGCCCTGAGGATTGCATGTATGCCGTGGGTCAG GGTGCTCTGGCAGTGGAAGTCCGAGCTCAAGATAAAGACATTCTGGAAATGGTGTCCGTCCTGCATCATCCCGACACAGTTCTACGCTGCATCTCCGAGAGAGCTTTCCTCAAACAGCTG GAAGGAGGCTGCAGTGTACCTGTGGCTGTTCATACTGAAGTCAAAGGGTCTATG CTGTATCTGACTGGAGCTGTGTATAGTTTGGATGGAGCTGATTGTTTAAAGGACACCATGCAGACGTGTGTGGAATTGGACAACAAA gtGAACGAGAGTACACAGCGCTCTGCAAATGTTGGAGTCACTGCGTGCAATATCTCATCATCAGCCCTCGAAGCTGCTGAGAAACTGGGGCTGGATCTGGCAAATGTTCTCCTTAATAAAGGGGCCAAAGACATTCTTACAACAGCCAGAAAACTAAATGATGCTCGATAA
- the hmbsa gene encoding hydroxymethylbilane synthase a (The RefSeq protein has 1 substitution compared to this genomic sequence), which yields MEGPFKYIREGNGKASRVIRMGTRKSQLARIQTDSVAGTLKQLYPDVRLEIVAMSTIGDKILDTALSKIGEKSLFTKELENALERNEVDIVVHSLKDLPTSLPPGFTIGAILERENPHDAVVLHPKNAGLTLDSLPEKSVIGTSSLRRAAQLKKRFPQLEFENIRGNLNTRLKKLDEKDDYAAIILAAAGLKRMGWESRISQVLGPEDCMYAVGQGALAVEVRAQDKDILEMVSVLHHPDTVLRCISERAFLKQLEGGCSVPVAVHTEVKGSMLYLTGAVYSLDGADCLKDTMQTCVELDNKVNESTQRSANVGVTACNISSSALEAAEKLGLDLANVLLNKGAKDILTTARKLNDAR from the exons ATGGAAGGGCCATTCAAGTATATTAGA GAGGGAAATGGCAAAGCCAGTCGGGTTATTCGCATGGGAACGAGGAAAAGCcag TTGGCTCGCATTCAAACTGACAGTGTGGCCGGCACACTAAAACAACTTTATCCAGACGTTCATCTAGAGATTG TTGCCATGTCCACAATTGGAGACAAGATCCTGGACACTGCATTATCAAAG ATTGGCGAAAAGAGCCTCTTCACCAAAGAGCTGGAGAACGCGCTTGAGAGAAACGA AGTGGATATTGTGGTGCACTCTCTAAAGGATTTACCTACCTCATTGCCCCCTGGATTCACTATTGGAGCCATTCTTGA GCGTGAAAATCCTCATGATGCAGTGGTGCTTCATCCAAAAAATGCTGGACTGACCCTTGACAGCCTGCCAGAGAAGAG TGTGATTGGCACAAGTTCACTTCGCAGAGCAGCTCAGCTGAAGAAACGATTTCCTCAACTGGAGTTTGAAAATATT AGAGGGAACCTGAACACCCGTTTAAAGAAGCTGGATGAAAAGGACGACTATGCTGCTATCATTCTGGCTGCTGCAGGCCTCAAACGTATGGGCTGGGAAAGCAGAATCAGTCAG GTTCTGGGCCCTGAGGATTGCATGTATGCCGTGGGTCAG GGTGCTCTGGCAGTGGAAGTCCGAGCTCAAGATAAAGACATTCTGGAAATGGTGTCCGTCCTGCATCATCCCGACACAGTTCTACGCTGCATCTCCGAGAGAGCTTTCCTCAAACAGCTG GAAGGAGGCTGCAGTGTACCTGTGGCTGTTCATACTGAAGTCAAAGGGTCTATG CTGTATCTGACTGGAGCTGTGTATAGTTTGGATGGAGCTGATTGTTTAAAGGACACCATGCAGACGTGTGTGGAATTGGACAACAAA gtGAACGAGAGTACACAGCGCTCTGCAAATGTTGGAGTCACTGCGTGCAATATCTCATCATCAGCCCTCGAAGCTGCTGAGAAACTGGGGCTGGATCTGGCAAATGTTCTCCTTAATAAAGGGGCCAAAGACATTCTTACAACAGCCAGAAAACTAAATGATGCTCGATAA
- the h2ax gene encoding histone H2AX, translated as MSGRGKTGGKARAKAKTRSSRAGLQFPVGRVHRLLRKGNYAERVGAGAPVYLAAVLEYLTAEILELAGNAARDNKKTRIIPRHLQLAVRNDEELNKLLGGVTIAQGGVLPNIQAVLLPKKTGQAAASSGKSGKKGSSQSQEY; from the coding sequence ATGTCTGGAAGAGGTAAAACCGGAGGAAAAGCCCGCGCTAAGGCTAAGACTCGCAGCTCCCGCGCCGGTCTTCAGTTCCCCGTCGGCCGTGTTCACCGTCTCCTTCGTAAAGGCAACTATGCTGAGCGAGTGGGCGCCGGTGCCCCCGTGTATCTGGCCGCCGTGCTCGAGTACCTGACTGCTGAGATCCTCGAGTTGGCGGGAAACGCCGCAAGAGACAACAAGAAGACTCGTATCATCCCTCGCCATCTCCAGTTGGCCGTCCGTAACGACGAGGAGCTGAACAAACTGCTCGGCGGAGTGACCATCGCACAGGGCGGTGTTCTGCCCAACATCCAGGCCGTGCTCCTGCCCAAGAAGACTGGCCAGGCTGCAGCCAGCTCCGGCAAATCTGGAAAGAAGGGATCTTCCCAGTCACAAGAGTATTAA